The proteins below are encoded in one region of Fimbriimonadaceae bacterium:
- a CDS encoding UBP-type zinc finger domain-containing protein — protein MALCKHLEALVKVKLPDKLVCEECVPMGARWVHLRRCQSCGITLCCDSSPNRHMSRHAAAEGHPVACSAEPGERWLYCYVDQAFAEY, from the coding sequence ATGGCTCTGTGTAAACATCTCGAGGCCCTTGTCAAGGTCAAGCTGCCCGACAAACTCGTGTGCGAAGAGTGCGTGCCGATGGGGGCACGTTGGGTGCACCTGCGCAGGTGCCAATCGTGCGGCATCACACTGTGTTGCGACTCCTCGCCGAACCGCCATATGAGTCGCCACGCGGCGGCGGAAGGCCACCCCGTGGCGTGCTCGGCGGAACCCGGCGAACGCTGGCTCTATTGCTACGTGGACCAGGCGTTCGCCGAGTATTGA
- a CDS encoding NIL domain-containing protein: MAEVDVNLTARGDQVDQPWLWRLSREFDVKVIILKANVDADYGWVQVRLDGPVEEIQRATAWLMTTGMHVDALQRSVGA, translated from the coding sequence ATGGCGGAAGTTGACGTCAATTTAACCGCGCGCGGCGATCAGGTGGACCAGCCGTGGCTCTGGCGGCTCAGTCGAGAATTCGACGTAAAGGTGATCATCTTGAAGGCGAACGTCGATGCGGACTATGGATGGGTGCAGGTTCGGCTGGATGGGCCGGTCGAGGAGATCCAGCGGGCGACCGCGTGGCTCATGACCACAGGCATGCACGTCGACGCGCTCCAGCGGTCTGTCGGCGCATGA
- a CDS encoding acetylxylan esterase yields MTDEFAPYPPEDFSSFWEDTVAEALAEPLDFRRSGSNDYLRKGFTIESFTFRGYGGTTRHGWLASPVGGHAMPAFIWLPPYGRWSMPPNEYGTREGYTSISLNFFGEGAFHEESYTPARGYFAEGAESPATWVFRRLFQDAVIAVRILEAQPEVDEGRIGAMGLSQGGGLAIWLAAWCHKVKAVAADFPFLSAMKWVMNQRVHRYPLKELADFRDSLPLGREVVAHTLAYFDTVNHATRCQVPTLVTLGAKDPAVKPEQVRAVYDALPGEKELAEIDWGHDWHESMVQRNKAWLDKNL; encoded by the coding sequence ATGACGGACGAGTTCGCTCCATACCCGCCCGAAGACTTCTCCTCGTTTTGGGAGGACACGGTGGCCGAGGCGCTGGCGGAGCCGCTTGACTTCCGCCGCTCGGGCTCGAACGACTACTTGCGAAAGGGTTTTACGATCGAGTCGTTCACCTTCCGGGGTTATGGCGGAACGACCCGCCACGGCTGGCTCGCCTCGCCCGTCGGGGGCCACGCCATGCCCGCCTTTATCTGGCTGCCGCCCTATGGCCGCTGGTCCATGCCCCCAAACGAGTACGGTACCCGGGAGGGTTATACGAGCATCTCGCTGAACTTCTTCGGCGAAGGCGCCTTCCACGAGGAGAGCTACACCCCGGCGAGGGGTTACTTTGCGGAAGGGGCCGAGTCGCCTGCCACCTGGGTTTTCCGGCGCCTCTTCCAAGACGCCGTGATCGCGGTGCGGATCCTCGAAGCGCAGCCGGAGGTGGACGAGGGCCGGATCGGCGCGATGGGCCTAAGCCAGGGGGGCGGGCTCGCGATTTGGCTCGCCGCGTGGTGCCACAAGGTCAAAGCCGTGGCGGCCGACTTCCCGTTCCTCTCCGCGATGAAATGGGTGATGAACCAACGCGTCCATCGTTACCCGCTCAAAGAGTTAGCGGATTTCAGGGATAGTTTGCCTCTGGGGAGGGAAGTGGTCGCCCATACCCTGGCCTACTTCGACACCGTCAACCACGCCACCCGGTGCCAGGTGCCCACGCTCGTCACGCTCGGCGCCAAGGATCCTGCGGTGAAACCGGAGCAAGTGCGCGCCGTTTATGACGCGCTCCCCGGCGAGAAGGAGCTGGCCGAAATCGACTGGGGCCACGATTGGCACGAGAGCATGGTCCAGCGAAACAAGGCGTGGCTCGATAAAAATCTCTAG